In Aspergillus luchuensis IFO 4308 DNA, chromosome 1, nearly complete sequence, the following are encoded in one genomic region:
- a CDS encoding FMN-dependent alpha-hydroxy acid dehydrogenase (COG:C;~EggNog:ENOG410PGNY;~InterPro:IPR037458,IPR001199,IPR037396,IPR013785, IPR036400,IPR000262,IPR018506;~PFAM:PF00173,PF01070;~SECRETED:SignalP(1-30);~antiSMASH:Cluster_1.16;~go_function: GO:0003824 - catalytic activity [Evidence IEA];~go_function: GO:0016491 - oxidoreductase activity [Evidence IEA];~go_function: GO:0020037 - heme binding [Evidence IEA]), with protein sequence MRGGISRLPLRTLHLLPSFSLLTILDFSSSLLPSSLLRVTFDNCNKTNCYDPNISLNSKMSKVFDAAEVAKHNTPESCWVILYGKVYDVTDFLSEHPGGAKIILKLAGKDATEEYDPIHPPGILEENLKPEAFLGTVNADTLPKVQAEPASDAGEKEGPPPMESLLNMDDFEQVATRNVSKKAWAYYYSASDDKITKHFNTEVYRSILLRPRVFIDCTRCDLDTTALGNKIGMPIYVSPAAMARLGHPAGEAGIAEACRSFGAMQIISNNASMTPEQIVKDAAPDQVFGWQLYVQTDRKKSEAMLARINKLKAIKFIVLTLDAPVPGKREDDERGNTVGASAPVPSATKAADKSSKDINNGGGGVGRQLFAGTDPTLTWKETLPWLAKQTDIPIVLKGLQTHEDAYIASLHTPQVKGIILSNHGGRALDTAPPAVHTLLEIRKYCPEVFDKLEVWVDGGIRRGTDVVKALCLGARGVGIGRPALWGLGAGGVEGVKRTLQILSDETKTCMRLLGVERVEDLGPQHINTRLAEQQIYDGPSGLEGIRSTYRAKL encoded by the exons ATGCGAGGAGGCATTTCGAGGCTACCGCTCCGAACACTTCATCTCCTAccgtctttttctctcttgaCTATCCTTGatttctcctcatctcttcttccctcttccctcttgcGGGTCACATTCGACAATTGTAACAAAACCAATTGCTACGACCCAAACATCTCTTTGAATAGCAAGATGAGCAAGGTATTCGACGCGGCGGAAG TCGCAAAACACAACACCCCAGAGAGCTGCTGGGTAATACTCTACGGAAAAGTTTACGAT GTCACCGACTTTCTCTCAGAGCACCCTGGTGGTGCCAAGATAATTCTTAAGCTTGCAGGAAAAGATGCCACAGAGGAATACGACCCTATTCACCCTCCGGGCATTCTGGAGGAGAACCTGAAGCCTGAAGCATTCCTGGGAACGGTAAATGCTGACACGCTGCCGAAAGTACAAGCGGAGCCAGCCTCAGAtgcgggggagaaggaaggccCGCCTCCGATGGAGAGTCTACTCAACATGGACGATTTCGAGCAAGTGGCCACCAGAAATGTCAGCAAGAAGGCATGGGCCTATTACTACTCAGCATCCGACGACAAAATCACGAAACATTTCAATACGGAAGTTTACCGATCTATCTTGCTGCGGCCACGGGTATTCATCGACTGCACGCGATGTGACCTGGATACTACAGCTCTGGGCAACAAAATCGGCATGCCCATCTACGTCTCCCCCGCAGCCATGGCTCGACTGGGCCACCCAGCAGGTGAAGCTGGTATTGCGGAGGCCTGTCGCAGCTTCGGGGCCATGCAGATCATTTCCAACAACGCTTCAATGACCCCAGAGCAGATCGTTAAGGATGCCGCACCAGACCAAGTATTTGGATGGCAATTGTATGTCCAAACAGatcggaagaagagcgaggCCATGCTGGCACGCATAAACAAGCTCAAGGCGATCAAGTTCATTGTTCTCACTCTGGACGCGCCTGTGcctggaaagagagaggacGATGAGCGCGGCAACACCGTGGGCGCATCAGCACCAGTTCCGAGCGCCACAAAAGCTGCAGACAAGTCTTCGAAAGATATCAACaacggagggggaggtgtcGGACGTCAGCTTTTCGCGGGCACGGATCCAACCCTCACATGGAAGGAGACTCTGCCGTGGTTGGCTAAGCAAACCGATATCCCTATTGTTCTCAAGGGTCTTCAGACGCACGAGGATGCTTACATTGCATCCCTTCACACTCCTCAGGTTAAAGGCATTATCCTTTCCAACCATGGTGGACGTGCTCTCGACACCGCCCCTCCAGCTGTGCACACATTACTCGAAATCCGGAAATATTGCCCGGAGGTCTTTGATAAGTTGGAAGTATGGGTTGACGGCGGCATCCGCCGTGGCACAGACGTTGTCAAGGCACTCTGTCTCGGCGCCAGGGGCGTCGGTATTGGACGCCCTGCTCTGTGGGGCTTAGGAgccggtggtgttgagggtgtCAAGCGCACTCTGCAGA TTCTGTCCGACGAGACCAAGACATGCATGCGGTTACTTGGTGTTGAGCGTGTGGAGGATCTAGGACCCCAACAT ATCAACACCCGCCTTGCAGAACAGCAAATCTACGATGGACCGTCAGGGCTGGAAGGTATCCGAAGCACATACCGTGCCAAACTATGA